The DNA sequence GATTcttttctcctctctcctttttgtttccttctcttttctcaTTTATGCTAACAATGTCTTGTGAGCAGACTGGATTTCTTGgtcttttgggtaagagagTGGATGGAATTGATCATTATACATCTGAGGTTGACAGGCTATCAAAAGAGGTAAGCATCAATTATTTCCATCTCACTTGCTCTGTGTTTCGTCTATCTGATACTAAAGAACAGTTAATAAGGCAAATAATTTTGTAGGTCATTATTCATTGAAAGCATTTGATTACTTATACATTTTCTTCTTCACATGTACTATTGACAGATATCCTCAGAGAGAGACAAGATTACAAATAACCCTAAATCTATTATGCCATCAGCGTTTGTGTCCTTCAAAACTCGATGGGGTGCTGCTGTTTGCGCACAAACTCAACAAACCAGAAATCCAACTATATGGTTGACTCAGTGGGCTCCAGAACCTCGTGATGTTTATTGGGATAACCTGGCAATTCCATATGTTTCATTGACAATTAGGAGGCTTATAGTTTTTGttgctttcttcttcctcaccttCTTTTTCATGATACCCATCGCACTTGTTCAGTCCCTTGCAAACATTGAGGGTATTGAGAGAGCAGCCCCCTTTCTAAAGACCATTGTTGAAGTGTGAGTATTTTCTTTATAAACACCTTCATTTGTAATATCTTTTTTACTGTACACTTGGACATATATTTTGACTATACTAACAGTATCCTATTTTTCATGCAGGAAATTCATAAAGTCATTTATTCAAGGCTTCCTCCCTGGAATTGCTTTGAAGCTTTTTCTGATATTTCTTCCTTCCATATTGATGATAATGTCCAAATTTGAAGGATTTACTAGTATATCAGCCTTAGAGAGGAGATCTGCTACTAGATATTACATTTTCCAATTTATTAACGTATTTCTCGGGAGCATAATCACTGGAACTGCGTTTCAACAATTGGATAAGTTCCTCCACCAATCTGCGAATGAGTATGACCTTACATTTACCCCCTTTACTTTTTACTTGCAATTCAATTGGTCCATGAATCATTTCTTGAGTAGCTTAACTTTGAAAGTCATTTATTTTTCGATTGAGTATTGCCTCACTACACCTTATGTGCATAGTATTAAATTAGTTGGCCGTTTGTGCAGTATCCCAATTACAATTGGTGTTTCAATTCCAATGAAGGCGACCTTCTTTATAACTTATATTATGGTTGATGGGTGGGCTGGGGTTGCTGGCGAGATTCTAAGGTTGAAGCCATTGATCATGTACCACTTAAAGAACACCTTCTTGGTGAAGACTGAAAAGGATAGGGAAGAGGCCATGGATCCAGGAACCCTTGGGTTCAACACTGGTGAACCACAGATACAACTCTATTTCCTACTTGGCCTTGTTTATGCTGTGGTGTCCCCAATCCTACTTCCTTTCATAATAGTATTCTTTGGCCTGGCATATGTTGTTTATCGTCATCAGGTAAATTTTATAATTCCTAGAGATGGGTTTTTTGCTTTTATTGGTTAAATGATGTGCAATCACTTGACAGAGTATTTTTGTATTATTCTAGATTATAAATGTCTACAATCAAGAGTATGAGAGTGCTGCAGCATTCTGGCCAGATGTCCATGGGCGAATCATAACAGCACTGGTTGTGTCGCAACTACTACTGATGGGATTAATAAGTACAAAGGAAGCTGCTCAGTCAACTCCATTGCTCATCACACTCCCGGTGTTAACCATATGGTTCCATCTATTTTGCAAAGGCCGTTATGAACCTGCTTTCAAAAAGAATCCATTACAGGTTTGACTATTGCTACACATTGTTCTTTATAGATTGACTCAATTGAATAAAATGAGTCAAAGCCTTTACTTCTGATGCTTAAACATGTGCATGAACACTTAGCATTGTTCTTTAAATCTTTTTGTATGGTGAATTTCAGGAAGCAATGAGGAAAGATACATTAGAACGTGCGAGAGAGCCTAATCTGAACTTAAAAGGCTTCCTTCAAAGTGCATACATTCACCCAGTTTTCAAGGTTGCAGATGACAGCGACAGTGATGGAGCTTCCGAAGAATTGGAGCAGGAGCCTGTCGTTGTCCCAACGAAACGCCAGTCTCGAAGGAACACACCCGTGCCCAGCAAATAtagtggttcaatatcatcgtcCCAAGCTGAAGATGTTCTCATGATCCAGCCTTAGAGTGCGTttaattctttgttgtctgtACATTTGGGGCTCAAGACAGTTCAGAAGTGTAGATACAGGGCGTTAGGACTATAGCAACACAAACAAGGAAAATGTAGGgcttttggtttttggattCGATATCAACGTCCAAGGGGTAGACTTTTTAGAAGATTTTGTAGCAACTGCAATTTATAGATCTTTGCTGCAATCATTGTGTTTATCTTGGTAATGCTTGTCTAGCCATTATCAAATAGCTTGCAAATCATTAAGGGCAACCAAAGAAAACCACCAGCAACTACATCAACAACTCGGAAAAATCAAATGGTTAAATGATATCCaatttttgtgattttttttttaagtgtgaAGCGCAAAAAAATGTGATCCCTTTTATGCACCGATAATGCATAAAAATGATCACATTTTTGTAGGGAATCTAGGGATCACATTTTTTAGATGAAAATTGTTCTGTGACCGGCGGTGCAAGTGACTTAAGATCTATTAGGTGATCTCAGATTGCAAAAGACAAGAGGGCATTTTTCATCTTGCCGGAGATTGAGCTTCCAATCGAAGCTCTAAATGTAGTATAAAATGCTAGTCTTTTCAAATCTGTTTGCACTGATTAATTATCCCCTCGTATAAGCCATACGCCCATACATTTATGAGCTAGCTGCATCTTCAAGCCAGGGCTGGGCAGAAAATCTGGAGCCAGCAGCTCTCAAACCTAAGAGCTTGGCTGGGTATATAAACTTCTCCACCACCACACCAACTGCACTGGAACCCTCGAGTCAGATACTCTTTCTGTAGCTTGTTTAGCCTAACCAAAACAAGCATCTTTTAGATATAAAAAGGTAGAGAAAATTGATTTGAAAATTTATGGAAATGATTACACAGCCCCTGGAAGTTTACGTAGCCTTCCAATGGTTTAACTATATATGTCAGTTCTATCAAAGAATAagaaaatcaaatcatcttGAAAAATTAATCACCTGTTTCTATTTGCCTGATTGCAATTGCATTGCAAATTTTGTGGCATAAGATCGTGAACATTGATACTGGGGAACATTTTTAAAGAATGCTTATTAACTGTTTAATACCAGGAGGTAAAGATAGAGAAACCACAAGGATTCAATTGTACAGTTGAGAAGTTGATGAAAGAAGAAGATTGAGCATATACGGTAGTACGTACGGGAGAGCACGTACGCATATGTACTTCATTGTATAAGCACGTACATATTGGAATATTGCTAATGTACTAGAAGATTGAGCATAAATGGGAGAGCGAATCAAGAAATCTGACTGATACATATAGAATCTGTATATTATTACAACATATATATAGCCTATGTAGGATAAGAAGCACGATTTATGAAAAGCAGAGGAAGTGTAAGTAGTAGTTTGTTACCTAATCATCGATAAGaccatcatcttcatcttcatcatcagagtcGTAAAGATCAATCTTTGGGACATGTTTGATCTTGGACCAGTCCTCTCCTGTTTCCCTTTTGCATCTTTTTGTCAGCTTAGGACACCTGCCAATCTCCAGTTCTCTCAACGCAGTTAGGCAATGCATCCCTTGCGGCAAAGCAGACACTTTGAGGCAGTTCCCAATCTTCAGTTGCTCCAGCAAGGTGAGATTTTGCAACCACTCTGGAAGTGTCGTGAGATGATCTTTACAGAATACTTATTTCTACGAGTTACTCAGTTAACAATACATCTCGATCTGTAACAAGCCAGCCTAAGCAAGAGTTTTAGAAGGATTTCACAAGTGCCTTAACATAGCACTACTAGAGCCATACATTAATGAGCTAGCTGCATCTTCAAGCCAGGGCTGGGCAGAAATCCTGGAGCCAGCAGCACTCAAACCTAAGAGCTTGGCCGGGTATATAAACTTCTCCACCACCACACCAACTGCACTGGAACCCTCAAGTCAGATACTCTTTCTGTAGCTTGTTTAGCCTAACCAAAACAAACATCTTTTAGGTATAAAGAGGGAGAGAAAATTGATTTGAAAAGTTATGGAAATGATTACACAGCCCCTAGACGTAGCCTTCCAATGGTTTAACTTTAACTATATATGTCAGTTCTATCAAAGGCTTATCTTGAAAATGTAATTGCCTGATTGCAAAATTGCATTGCAAAATGCTTATTAACTGTTATCAACTTTAATACCAGGAGGTAAAGATAGAGAAACCAAAAGGATTCAATTATACAGTTATGAAGTTGATGAAAGAAGAAGATTGATTGAGCATATACGGTAGTACGTACGGGAGAGCACGTACGCTTAATGTTTGATGTTCTTTGGTAGAGAGATGAAAGATTGTTGGTCCAACTTCGATGAGGTATCCACTTAATGTTTGATGTTGCGATATTTAGTTGTCTATCTCCATCAACATCGAAATGGATCATTAGTTTCTTGCATTAGTGAGTAGAATTTTTTGGTTTCTATAATTTTGCAAATAACTTTGCTTCATACTTAAGCATACACATTTGTTGCGCCATTTCCAGATTGAACACAAACAAGCTACACCATTTAAAATTGCCAAGGATGACACTTCCTTTTAGTTTTTGTTCGTGAaggtgttttttatttatttaattttttttttttaatcaaatatttGGACGGTGCATTTtctaataaataaaattaaacaacAAAATCCATTCCGTTCCACCTCAGCTCTGATTCGACCAAAATAATATCTCTTCTCTGATTGGTGTTCAAGAATCAAGACGAAAAGGCCGATCATGATTGGTGGGCTGGAATGAACTGTGTGGCCCCACGTCCCAACCCGCCCTTTTAGACTGAAGAAGTCCCCTTTTTActgttttacttttattaatttccttAGTGGAGTTCTATGGACGAGGTGATGACGGCTGCCGATGCGACCTCCGGCAGCGCCGCGACGTCGCCACCGGCATGGATCCCTGCCAACCTGGCTCTCATCTCCGCCTTCCTCGCCTGCGCCGTCGCCCAGTTCCTCAAGCTCTTCACGTCCTGGTCCGCATACTACTTCATTTCATCTGTTTCAAATTTCTGTACAGCAATTGGTTTAAATTAGCAAAAATTTGGTTTCAAATTGGTGTAAAATTGGTTGAATTAGGAGACTTTGGTGTGAATTTGACTGTGTGGTGGTTGCTGAATCAATGCTTCAGGTATAAAGATAGGAGATGGGATTCGAAACGAATGCTGGATTCCGGAGGAATGCCGTCGTCGCATTCGGCGACGGTGACGGCGCTGACGGTGGCCGTTGGGCTAGACCAGGGCACCGGAGGAGCGGCTTTTGCTCTTGCCCTGGTCTTAGCGTTAATTGTACGTTCATCATTCTCTCTCtgtctgctttttttttttttttgtatgtacGTGAGAAAATTTGCTATGTATTTGAGCATTTTGCAGGTAATGTATGATGCCACAGGAGTGAGACTTCATGCTGGTCGCCAAGCCGAagtaatttctttcttctttgacATGGTTTATGCTTGAAATTTGGAACTTGTTTTGTGCTTGACATTTTGTGTGGTTGAATTGTGGTGTTGTTTTGATATGTAGTCGGGAGTATAGTTCTAACACATAGCATATCGACGTGTTTGATAAGAGAATCTTTCCTTGTATATGATTGTTTGTATTTTAGATGGTTAATTGTGTTGGTGATTGTTGCAGTTGCTGAACCAAATTGTGTGTGAGCTTCCTCCGGAGCATCCTTTGTCCGCTGTTAGACCCTTGCGTGATTCGCTTGGACATACTCCAGTACAGGTTACTTCTCTAGTGAATTACTATAGCCGATACATTGTGGAAATGACAGCCTCTCCTTGATAGTAATATTAGAACTTTTTGGTCATTGTGGCCAGTGAAACTTTCATTTTACCAGCATAGGTAGTGCATGCTTACTTTACTGTATCAGAAAACTATATTACTAGAACATGTTGGTTCCTAGAGAACATGGCTGGTATCTTACTTGACCTAAATCTGGCTTGAAGTAATATTGTTATCCATGTGAAGTAATTATAAGGTCTAGCTTCAAAGACATGAAAGGGTCAAACAGACGGGAAATGTAGTTAAATGATTTCCGGATGATATCTGTTACTATAGCTTTGTCAGGGACATTTCAGTAAGATATTCCTAATCTTAATCTTCAAGTTTCAGTGATGATTTCTGTATTTGATTTGGTCTCAGGTTGTTGCTGGTGCTATTTTGGGATGCATAGTAGCATATCTAATGAGGGCTGCTTAGGGGATCTTTAAAAGATATTTGGACTGATACTTATTCTTTGAGCTCTAGTCTTATGGGCTGTTAACTTGTTGTAGTTTTAAATGGGCAAAGAAAGAGCTAATGTAAGATGTATTCCTCATTTATCAAAAGCCTGTATATTTGTTTAGGGGCCTTCACCCAGATACCggaaacattttatttttttcccaagaattgaatttttcttttgtgaggatggatttgaaatttgaacagTGTTGTGTATACAGAAAATTCCTTTACCAAATAAAAGACATAGTTGTGAGTCCCTTGATAGAGGAAGTACAAAGGAATCCGATATTACTTGACATTTTCGTTGTTTATGATATTCCAGATGTTTATGCTCTTCTTGCATAATTCACTAATTAATGATAAAATAGATTGAGGCAGAAGTGGGAAAGAAAAAATGAGCTCGGGCATGACTGGTTCTTAAATGAGGAGGTGTTTTATTGTCACCGAGTTCTCAACATGTAACAGAATTAGCGAAACAGAAAAGCGAAATGCAGTTTCTGCTGTTCTAATTAACTCTGCACTCTTAATGAGTTCATAACCACCCTGAAAGCTTATAAACGTTTCCTTCagttctctctccctctcacgCTTTCATGATACACAACAAACATATTCATGATACTCAACAAACAGACACTTTCATACAGATTGCATGAGGAAACAGAACAAAAACAGCCATGACAAAGAGAAGAGCTTCATCACCGATGCGCCAACTTTCGAGGTTGAGGTCAAGACTCATCATCATCCTCTGTGTTTCGCTATGTGTACTGGCTTTACTTAGTGTAGTATTCCATTCTGAGTCCAACCTCCAGTCCTCATTCCCCACCTCTCGAAGAAGGTCTCGTGCTTTTATTGATATTCAGTTTGTTGGCCCTCCAAAGGTTGCTTTTCTCTTCCTGGTTCGGCGGGATCTCCCTCTTGATTTTCTCTGGGGTACCTTCTTCAAGGTTTGTTTCCTAGTATTGCCGCTTGTTCAAAACTGAATAAGAAAGGTTCTTACATGTTAATTAATTGTGAGCTTTGCAGAATGGTGATGGAGCAAAATTCTCCATTTACGTTCATTCAGAGCCTGGTTTTGTGTTTGATGGATCAACCACAAGGTCTGCATTCTTCTTTGGTCGACAGTTAAACAACAGCATAAGGGTAGTCTTCTAGCTTCTTTGCCCACTTCAACAGCTTCAATTTTCCCATACATTACTTGGTTGCAAGATAAATTTGTTAGTCGAAGATTGATTGTTTATTTATGTTGCAGGTAGTATGGGGAGAATCAAGTATGATCGAAGCAGAGCGGTTACTATTTGAAGAAGCTCTTTATGATCCAGCCAATCAAAGATTTGTCCTTCTCTCAGATAGGTATATCTTCCCCTCCGAATTATCCTCTTTCAACTGTATATGCTCGGTTTTGTGTCAAAATAGTAAGTGGTTTTATTCCTTAATCAATTTCTTAAACTAGCTCCTGAGTCCTTACTTAGCATTAACATTTATGTTCATTCAGTGTTTAGTCTGAATCTAGCTAAATCTTCTGGCCGCTTATTGTGCAGCTGTGTACCTCTCTACAACTTTAGTTACATTTACAACTATGTAATGTCTTCTCCAAAAAGCTTCGTTGACAGGTAGTGGGATATATGCATAACCAGAATGAATTTTTTGAGAAACATCTTTAGTTGAGCTTTGTGTTTGCTGCACATATGAAAGAAACAGTGATGCTGAGTGTTTTGTAGTCTTGTGTTATAGCTTTATTGATGTTAAAGGACATCGTTATGATCCAAAGATGTCACCTACTATACATAAGGAGAGATGGCGAAAAGGATCCCAGGTTTAATCTCTTCCTACTTACTATTTGTTGAATAGGGATATATACAACCAAATAGTTCAAGATTCAAATTCTTTCAATGTTAGTAACTGGTAATTTTATGTTTATCACAGTGGATAACATTGGCTCGAAGACATGCTGAAATTGTTGTGGAT is a window from the Rosa chinensis cultivar Old Blush chromosome 2, RchiOBHm-V2, whole genome shotgun sequence genome containing:
- the LOC112185051 gene encoding calcium permeable stress-gated cation channel 1, yielding MATLGDIGVAAAINILTAFAFFVAFAILRLQPVNDRVYFPKWYLKGLRASPLGGALVTKFVNLDYRSYVRFLNWMPAALQMPEPELVAHAGLDSVVYLRIYLTGLKIFVPIAFLAFSVMVPVNWTNSTLKKSNLVYSNLDELSISNVPLGSHRFWTHLVMAYAFTFWTCYVLNREYEIVATMRLHFLASEQRRPDQFTVLVRNVPPDPDETVSQLVEHFFLVNHPDHYLTHQVVYNANKLSKLVNEKKKVQNWLDYYQLKFSRNPSRRPLTKTGFLGLLGKRVDGIDHYTSEVDRLSKEISSERDKITNNPKSIMPSAFVSFKTRWGAAVCAQTQQTRNPTIWLTQWAPEPRDVYWDNLAIPYVSLTIRRLIVFVAFFFLTFFFMIPIALVQSLANIEGIERAAPFLKTIVEVKFIKSFIQGFLPGIALKLFLIFLPSILMIMSKFEGFTSISALERRSATRYYIFQFINVFLGSIITGTAFQQLDKFLHQSANDIPITIGVSIPMKATFFITYIMVDGWAGVAGEILRLKPLIMYHLKNTFLVKTEKDREEAMDPGTLGFNTGEPQIQLYFLLGLVYAVVSPILLPFIIVFFGLAYVVYRHQIINVYNQEYESAAAFWPDVHGRIITALVVSQLLLMGLISTKEAAQSTPLLITLPVLTIWFHLFCKGRYEPAFKKNPLQEAMRKDTLERAREPNLNLKGFLQSAYIHPVFKVADDSDSDGASEELEQEPVVVPTKRQSRRNTPVPSKYSGSISSSQAEDVLMIQP
- the LOC112189068 gene encoding uncharacterized membrane protein YuiD; this encodes MDEVMTAADATSGSAATSPPAWIPANLALISAFLACAVAQFLKLFTSWYKDRRWDSKRMLDSGGMPSSHSATVTALTVAVGLDQGTGGAAFALALVLALIVMYDATGVRLHAGRQAELLNQIVCELPPEHPLSAVRPLRDSLGHTPVQVVAGAILGCIVAYLMRAA